From Triticum urartu cultivar G1812 chromosome 2, Tu2.1, whole genome shotgun sequence, a single genomic window includes:
- the LOC125539107 gene encoding caffeoylshikimate esterase-like, whose translation MDVEYHEEYVRNSSGVQLFTCGWLPASTSPRALVFLCHGYGMECSGFMRACGVRLAAAGYGVFGMDYEGHGKSMGTRCYIRSFHRLVDDCDRFYKSICGLEEYRSKSRFLYGESMGGAVALLLHRKDPTFWDGAVLVAPMCKISEKVKPHPLVITALTQVEDIIPRWKIVPTKDVIDAAFKDPDKREQIRKNKLIYQDKPRLKTALEMLRTSMYVEDSLSKVKLPFLVLHGEADTVTDPEVSRALYEHAASTDKAIKLYPGMWHGLTAGEPDENVEAVFSDIIAWLNARRRVWTPEERLTKMLAAPKKPDIDEKEHGSTRPRRQRRGFLCGLTGRTHHHSEM comes from the exons ATGGACGTCGAGTACCACGAG GAGTACGTGAGGAACTCGAGCGGGGTGCAGCTCTTCACCTGCGGCTGGCTGCCGGCCTCCACATCGCCCAGGGCGCTCGTCTTCCTCTGCCACG GTTACGGCATGGAATGCAGCGGCTTCATGAGAG CGTGCGGCGTGCGGCTGGCGGCGGCCGGGTACGGCGTGTTCGGGATGGACTACGAGGGGCACGGCAAGTCCATGGGCACCCGCTGCTACATCCGCAGCTTCCACCGCCTCGTCGACGACTGCGACCGATTCTACAAGTCCATCTGCG GGCTGGAAGAGTACCGGAGCAAGAGCAGGTTCCTGTACGGCGAGTCCATGGGCGGCGCCGTGGCGCTGCTGCTGCACAGGAAGGACCCCACCTTCTGGGACGGCGCCGTCCTCGTCGCGCCCATGTGCAAG ATATCAGAGAAGGTGAAGCCGCACCCGCTGGTCATCACCGCCCTGACGCAGGTGGAGGACATCATACCCAGGTGGAAGATCGTCCCGACCAAGGACGTCATCGATGCCGCCTTCAAGGACCCCGACAAGCGCGAACAG ATCAGGAAGAACAAGCTGATCTACCAGGACAAGCCGCGGCTCAAGACGGCGCTGGAGATGCTCAGGACCAGCATGTACGTGGAGGACAGCCTGTCCAAGGTGAAGCTGCCCTTCTTGGTCCTGCACGGCGAGGCCGACACCGTGACGGACCCGGAGGTGAGCCGCGCGCTGTACGAGCACGCCGCCAGCACGGACAAGGCCATCAAGCTCTACCCGGGGATGTGGCACGGCCTCACCGCCGGCGAGCCGGACGAGAACGTCGAGGCCGTCTTCTCCGACATCATCGCGTGGCTCAATGCGCGCAGACGCGTCTGGACGCCGGAGGAGCGCCTGACGAAGATGTTGGCGGCGCCCAAGAAGCCCGACATCGACGAGAAAGAACACGGCTCCACGCGGCCTCGGCGGCAGCGCCGGGGCTTCCTCTGCGGGCTCACCGGCCGGACGCATCACCACTCAGAAATGTAG